Below is a window of Nitrospira sp. DNA.
GGTGAATTCCGTGCCGGACCAGAACGCTTGCGCGTCGAGTGTCGGAGGGATCATGTTCTGCACAATATGCGGCGTAATCGTCAAAATCACTTCCGTGGTAACTCGGTCGGTCTTGAACGAACTGATGAGATTCCCGATCCAAGGAAGGTCGCCAAGCCACGGGATCGTCACTCTGGTTTTCCGATCTTCCTCTTGCAAGAGCCCGCCCAGGATAATGGTTTCCCCATCCTTGATGCTGAGCATCGTCTCGGCAGACCGATTGCCGAACTTGAACTGCGTAATGGGCGGAGACGCCTGCAACGTGACCTGCTCGCCCAGTCGAATCACTTCAATCTTCATTTTCAATCCGAGCTCGCCCCCCACCCTGATAGAAGGTTCCACCGTCAGCTTGACGCCGGTATCCCGAAACTCAATCGATGTCACGGTCGATGTCGTCGGCACGGCACCCGTGGTGGCTTGACCGGGCAGGACGTTCGTCGTGGACAGGAGGATCGGCTGTTTGTCGCCGATGTTGATCTCCGCTTTCTTATTGTTCACGACCCGGATCTTCGGCGCGGCAAGCGTCTTGGCGTCCGTTATCTGTTTGAAAAAATCCAACTGAACATTCGTTGGGACCTTGAAGAGATAATTATCCGGGCCTAAGTTGGTCAACTGACGCAGGGTGAACTGCTGGGCAAGTGTCCCCGCAATAAGGCCAGCAGGCCCTGGGGGGACCATGGCATAGGCGACCTGTTTCGGATATGTCAGTCCATAGGTCTGATTGACGGTTCGGTCGACCTCCAGCACTTCGACGTCAAAAAGCACTTCTGCTTCCTGGCGATCGTTGGCCAGGATAATTTTTTCAGCCATCTGGATTTTTTCAGGCTGATCACGGATTACGATCGTGTTCAACTGCTCATTCGCATGCATGCGTTTCGAATCGAGCATGCTTTTCAGGAGCAACAACATGTCTTTGGATTTGGCGTTCGAAAGGTAAAAGGTTCGGATCATCAAATCCTGATACTGTTCCTGTTTCTGCTTGGTATCAGGGCTGACGATCAAGACAGTTGGAGATATCTGACGGGAAAACAAACCGTTGCTATTGAGAATCAGGCGTAGTGCTTCATCAAAGGACGTGTCCTGAATCGAAATAGAAATACGGTCGTTCCTTACATCCTTGTCGAAAACCAACGTATACCCGCCAACCTTCGCCACACTCTCCAAGACTTCCTTGATGCCGGCGTTCTTGAATTTTAGCGTTACAGGCTGCCTCGAACGCTCACCTCTTGTGAGTCCTTGTTGCTCTTCGCTAAGTTTGGTAATGCCTTCCAGGGCCTCTTGGTATGTTGGATCGAGCTCAACAGCCCGCCCAAAACTACTCATCGCCTCCTCTATTCGTCCATGTTGAACCAGCCGTTCCGCCTCGCGGTAATGAGACCGGGATTCTTTTACGCGAGTGGTTTCCATGAATCCCGCTTGATGGTCGGCATTGGAGGGGTCGATGGTCAGAGCCCGCTTGAATTCGTCAAGGGCAAGATCGAATTCCCTTTCCTTCAGATAGGCACGGCCGTGCTCCGCATGCGTCGCTGCCGCGCGTTCGCGGGCCAACGCGTACTTGCGTTGTAGAGAAGGATCAAAAGGATCGTCCTTCAGCGCCTGTTTGTAAGCAAGGATGGCGTCTTCCCAACGCTCCCCTGCCAAATGCTGATCTCCACGCTTGACTTCCGGAGACACCAACAGAGCACATCCAAACATCCCGAGGATTGTCAGAAGCTGGGTGATTTCCAGCGTTCGGTTATGAGGCCACGGCTTCAATTTGCAAGCCACACTTATGTTTCCTATGGACATTCCCTATGGCATGAAAGCATTTCCCATGCCCAGCCATCAATTTTTATACTACGGATCAGGACAGGCTCGAAGGAAAAGCCTGGAAGAGCTGAGAGCGATATCCCACAAGAAAAAATCAACAAATTATGGTGGAGCACGATCAAGTGTCGAGAGACTGTTTCGACCCATCAGCAACCCAAGTCTCTGCTCGCGTGGGTCAGAAGATACTCTTGCTGACCTCGTTTGAGTAAGCACTTTCATTCCCCGCGATGTCATAGGCAGTCACGACAAAGAAATATGTCGTGTTGAATTGGAGTCCTGTCGCAATGTACCTGGGCGTATTACCCTGAATCGTCGCAATGGGGGCCCCGTAGGTTCCTGATGAAGTCGCGCGATACACTCTATATCCGGCTAGGTCGCTTTCGACATTCGCATTCCAAGACAGCGTGACGGATGAACTCGATGAAGGATCCAGCCTCAGGGTGACGCTGACTGTTTTGGTTATTCCACCACTCTTCACAGTGATGGTGGTTGCATGATCTCCCTGGGTCGCGTTAGCCGTATTGACGCTTGCCGTAATGATTCCATTGTTAGAGCCTGACGTGGGACTAAGCGATAACCAAGGGGCACCTTCGCTGACGCTCCACGTTCCATTCGCACTAATGGCGATGCTCTGGGCGGAAGGGTTTGCCCTTCCCTGCGTAGCCGTGTAAGTCATGCTGTTGGGGGAAGCCGTCAATGAGGCGGCTGATACGGTGAATGTGACGGAACTAGTGCTCGTCACGCCAGCGTTCGTAACGGTGATCATAGCGTTGTTCGTGTCTACCGCAGCAGCTGATATGGCAACGCTAGCTACGATGGATCCGTCGCCGTTGCCTGACGATGGACTCAGCGTGAGCCAAGATGCGTTGCTACTGGCTGTCCAATTGCCACTAGAATTGACCGTCACGGTTTGGCTCGCCGGATTGCCCCCTCCCTGAACTCCTGAGAACGTCAACGATGACGGGCTGAGCGAAACAGTCGCCGAGGGGGGGGTGACTGTGAGGGTGATGGGGATGGAAACAGAAGCTACGTTGCCTGCGCTGACAGTAACCAGGGTACTGTAAGTCCCTACTGCCAACGAGCCGGCAGTGGCGGTTAATGTGATTGGGCCAGTATTCTTGCCAGACGCCGGGCTGAGTGTCAGCCATGCGGCTGTAGCAGCTGCATTCCAGTTCAATGTTCCCCCGCCTCTGTTTGTAACAGTGAGAGTTTGCGTTGTCGGACTGCTGTTCCCTTGCTGAGCACTGAAAGAAAAGCTTGAGGAACTCACTCCAATAACGGGTCTTGGTGCTGGTGGAGCCGTAAGCGGGACGGGCGGCGCAGCAAGTGGTATCGGTCCCGACCCTTCAGACATGAGTCTGTGCGTGGGGACTGATGACGGTCGGCTTTGCATGGAACCGGGCAGCGGTGCCGCCGTCGAGATGGTATCTCGATCGGTCGCCGCCAAGGCCGGCTGTATCAATGGAATTATCTGATCACCAACAAACAAGAGCGTGGCCATACTGGACACAAGCAACAACAATCGCTGAGTTTTCTGGCGCATTATCAGAGTCCTCCATGGAAAGCACATTGCGAACTGAGGATGCGCACAAGGCCAGGAAGCTATGAGCAAGTTAGGTGCCCTTTGCGAATGGAGAAACAATTTTGACTAGTGGGCGCTCAAACGCAGATGTTTCTATGGGTTTTACTGAAATTCGTGCCCCCGCCCCGGTTTCAGAGAAAGGGATCCATAGGGAGAACTCATACCTCGTAGATGTACACATGAAGTGATGGTTTATGTTTATGCTTGTCGCTGCTAGAACTGCTCGCATTGTCGGTATTTGACATGCACATGCGCATCGAGCTCTCTTCGATATCTATCTTTGGCATTCTCGGTTAGAGAAAACATGGTCTGCCAAGCGCAAGCTGACTATGCAAGGACACCGTGTTCTATCAGTATCTGTGGACCCTATTTGGTTGAGCCAGCATTCGTCGTAGACCGTAAACCGCGTGAACCTAGACCCCAATGACGAGCGCGTGAGGGAGCGCCTGAATGTATGTGCCGAGCACCGGGAAGTGGTGGTCTTGCCACCCTGATTCGTGGGGAGCCTAAGGTCGTCCGAACGTAGGTCATCAACGAGGCGCTGCGCCAGCTATGGCAATACGCTTACCCGGCGTCAGGCTGGCAGTTTTGGAACGGTGGTACAGCGGCGACTCAAATATACAGTTAATGGCACGTCGTAGTTCAATACACAATCCAGGTCAGCAAGGCATAGCCCTCATTCATTTGCTTGACTTTATTTCCTCGGCTGCCATACCATCCGCCGCATGGCACAAGGTCCAGCGATCGCAGCCCTGCACAGCATGTCGGATGTGTGGGACGCCTACCGTGATGAACTGGACGGAGTGGAGAATCGAGTCAGGAAGAACCTCGACTCCAGCGTGACCCTGGTCAATACGGTCGCCGCCCACATCTTGAGCGGGGGTGGCAAACGCATCAGACCACTGCTCCTCCTCTTATCTGCTCGCCTTTGCGGCTATCCTGGAACCGAGCATCATCAGCTCGGCAGCATCGTGGAATTCATCCATACCGCCACCCTGTTACACGACGATGTCGTGGATGACGCCGATCTCCGGAGGGGCAGAAGAACCGCGCGCAAGGTTTGGGGAAACCAGATCAGCATCCTCGTGGGGGATTATCTCTACACCAAAGCCATGTGTAAAGTCGTTGAGTTTCAGAGCCAGGGGATCAATGAAGTCCTCGCCGAGGCTTGTAAAAAAATGGCCGAGGGTGAAGTCCTCCAGTTGTATTACAACGGCAATCCCGCCATGCCAGAAATCGATTACATCAAGATCGTCGAACACAAAACCGCCGGTTTGATTGCGGCTGCCTGTCGCATGGGTGCCATTCTTGCCGACGCTCCCGAGACACAACAGAAAGCGTTGTTCCGCTTCGGCCAATACCTCGGGATCGCCTTTCAAGTGGCAGACGACACCTTGGATTACATCGCAAACGGCGAATCGCTCGGAAAAACGATCGGGCAGGATCTCCGGCAGGGAAAAGCGACGCTGCCCCTTCTCCATCTGTTACAGCATTGTTCGGAACAGGATCGCCAGATGATCAAGGATCGAATGGAAACCCGGACGCTCAGCACCGCCGACCTTGAACGAATCTTATTGTTGATGGCTGATTTCGGTTCGATCACCTATGCGATGGATCGCGCGAGTGCCTATATCGCCGCTGCCAAGCATGAGCTCGAACACTTTGACGACAGTACTGCACGGCGCGCCCTCTCGGTCGCCGCTGATTATATGATTACCCGCGACAGGTAGCGGTCGTCCCACCGGCTGGAAAGACGCTGGACCGTAGGAACGGCACGGCGTATGGCGAAAGGATTCCACTCTCTCCTATAACCATCAAACCGTGTCGCTGCCACGACACTGCCAAGAGGTTGTTCATGTCACAGATCATTCCGTTTCAGGGCATGCTGTACGACCAGATGCTCGTGAGCTCCATCAAGGACGTGGTCGCCCCGCCGTACGATATCATCGATGTGGAGGGACAGAAACGGCTTCACGACCGTCATCCTCACAACATTATCCGAATGGAACTGGGGCTCGACCAGACCGGTGACAGCGCTGCCAACAACCGATATAGCCGCGCTGCCGCGACGCTGCAGACCTGGCTCAACCAGGGTATTCTCAAGCGCGACACACAGCCGGCCGTCTACTTTCACACGATTGAATACACTCCTCCCTACTCAGCGCCCAACGCTCCCAAGAAAGTGCTTCGGGGATTTTTGGCGCTGGCAAAGCTGGAGACGCTCGACTCCGGACACATTTATCCTCACGAGAATACACGCGCGGCGGCTAAAACTGATCGTCTGAATCTGATCGAGGCCTGTCGCTCAAACTTCAGCCCGATCTGGTCCCTCTACTCAGATCCGCTTGGTGCCATCATCCAACTTTTGGAAACTGCTGTAAAAGACAAGCCGGCGCGCTACGACTTTCAAGACGATGCAGGCTGTCGCGAATGCCTGTGGGCCGTAACCGATAAGACCGTCCTTCAACAAGTGACCGACGCGATGCAGAGCAAGCCGCTGTTCATCGCGGACGGTCACCATCGCTATGAAACGGCGTTGAACTATCAAAATCTCCGCCGACAGCAGGCGGGGTCTCCGACGGGGCTGCACCCCTACGACTCCGTGTTAATGCTGCTCACCCCGCTTGAAGATCCAGGGCTGACGGTATTACCGACACACCGAGTTGCGACCACCGCTTTACCCTCTTCGGGCCAGATCAAGACGGTACTGGGAGACACGTTCGAGTTTCGGGAGTTCCTCTTCAGTGCATCCACACGACAGCAGGCGCGGTCACAGTTCTTGGCCAGCTTGCGGACGGAAGGAAAGACCGTTCCGGTGTTCGGTCTGACACGACAAGGCGACGACCGATATGTCATGCTCACGCTGAAGCCCGCCCATCGACCTTCCACCCAGGCATCACCTCGAGCCAAACTCGACGTCTCTCTGCTGCAACAATTGATCGTGACCAGACTCTGTCCCACGCAACAGGAACAAGAAGCGATTCTCTACACCAAAGATGATCACGAAGCCCTGGACTGGGTGGCCAACGGAACGGGGACAGGCGCATTCCTGCTCAATGCCACGAAGGTCAGTGAAGTTCAAGCCGTCGCGGCAGCGGGAGAACGGATGCCGCACAAGTCAACCTATTTTTATCCGAAGCCGTTGACGGGACTCGTCATCAATGTGATGAACGGTTAAGTGGAGACATTTTTCAAGTCGTCGCTCGCCGATCGCAACACGACTTCCTGGCCGATTCGTCCATAACGACCGACAGATGACCCGAGGCAGAGGGTTATTCCGATGAACGCCAAAATTCTTATTGTTGACGACGATCCCGACATCGTCATGATGCTCGAGGACCGGCTCCAAGCCTCCGGGTACGAGACTATCGTGGCCGCTGAGGGGCAGCAGGCGCTTGACAAAATCGTTGATGAATCTCCGCACCTTATCCTACTGGACCTCACACTGCCCAAGGTGTCGGGACTTGAGGTCCTCAAACGGCTGTCTCAGTTGAAACCATCGGATGGTCCTCCTGTCATTGTGATGACCGCATACGCATCCATTGAAGCCGCAGTGGACGCTATGAAACAAGGAGCCTACGACTTTCTGACCAAGCCTCTCGACAAAGACTATCTGCTCATCGTGATCCGCAAAGCGTTGGAGCGAGATTCGCTCCGACGGCAAGTCGCCTATCTTCGTTCCGAGGTCCACAGCCGTTACGCCAACATCGTCGGCAACAGTCCATCGGTCCGGTCCGTCGTGGAAGCAGCGCAGCGAGCCGCCAAGTCCGACGCGGGCGTATTGCTGCTGGGCGAAAGCGGCACCGGGAAAGAACTCTTTGCGCGTTCGATCCATCAGTGGAGTCATCGCTGTTCGATGCCGCTTGTCGTCATCAACTGCGTGGCCTTGACAGAGACTCTGCTGGAGAACGAACTGTTCGGCCACGAACGTGGCGCGTTCACCGGGGCGGACCGGCAGCAAAAAGGCAAACTGGAAATGGCCAACGGTGGGACCGTCTTCCTCGACGAGATTGGAGACATGTCTCTTCCGTTGCAGGCTAAGCTCTTACGCGTCCTGCAGGACCGTGAGTTTCACCGCGTCGGCGGCTCCAAGATCGTCTCGGTGAACATCCGCATCATTGCAGCCACGAACAAGGATCTTCGGCAGGCCGTGCGAGCAGGCCACTTCCGCGAAGATCTCTATTTTCGACTGAATGTCGTGAGCCTGACCCTGCCCCCGCTTCGCGAACGATCGGAGGATGTCGCAGCCCTAGCCCAGTTTTTTTTGGATCGACATACGAGAGATGCGAAACGACCAGGCATGACTCTGAGCACAGCTGCGCTCAATGCCTTGATCCGCTATCCCTGGCCGGGAAACATTCGAGAATTGGATAATGTGATCGCGCGCGCGGTCGTCTTGAGCCCGAAAGACATCATCGAACCGGAGATGTTGGCCCTACTGGCGGAGGACAGCATCCTCCGTCGAAGCGACAATGCTCCACCGCCGTATCTGAACCTGCCCTACCATGAATCGATGGAGCAACACAGCCGCTACATCATCGCGCGCGCGATGGAACAGGCTGAAGGCAATCAGACGAAAGCCGCCGATTCGCTCGGGCTTCAACGAACCTACCTGGCTCGGTTACTCAAACAACAAAAAGAATAGGCACGATGGAGTGGCCAGCGAGTGAAGGGGCGCGATCGTGGTCGAGATCAACTCTACTTACTTGAGCGGGACGCGCGGTTCGAGAGACTGCCGGTCTTCTAAACGAATCAGCCCCGCTCGGACATCCCGTTCCGCCTGCGCGTAGCGCTCGGCCGTGCCGATGTCTGACCAGTATCCCTGCAGGTCATACCCAAGCACCGGTTCTCCTCGCTCGATGGCCTTCACATAGGGATCGATGATCGAAGATGCCGCCCCTTTGGGTACCTCCTGGAGCAACCGGGGATGTAAGATATGAATCCCGGCGAACATGCGCGGCGTCGTCGGGACGGAATCCACAAGCCCTTGTCCAGTTATGCGTAAGATCTGCCCCATGTCTCCCACTTCCACCAGCCCCCAACGGGCAGCGTCTGGATCTTCCCGGAGCACCAACGTTGCTGCTGCATTGCGCGAGCGGTGAAAATCGCAGAGCGCCTCAAGATCCAGTTCCACCAGCGTATCCCCGTTGAGAATCAGAACCGGCTCTCCCGAAAAATGAGGCTCGGCCTGTTTAATCCCACCGCCGGTTCCGAGGATGACCGGCTCATGGGAGTAAATAATCCGAATCCCGAATTTCGACCCGGCTCCCAACGCCTGTTCGATCATCGAACCCAGGTGATGCAGGTTGATGACGACTTGGCGGAACCCATGCCGATTCAGCAGCAGTAAGTTCCAGACGATGAGCGGCACTCCTCCGACCGGCAGCAACGGTTTAGGAATGGTGTTCGTCAGCGGTCTCAGGCGGGTGCCGAGGCCAGCCGCAAGAATCATCGCTTTCATATGCGTAAAACGTGAGAGGTGAAAGGTGAGAGGTTGGAGGGGGTAGAGGACGGACCCATACTGGATCTTCGTCTCACGTTTAACGTTTCACGTTTCACGTCTTACTGTAATTCCGGCACGTGTGGGCTGAGGTGCTTCCGAAGGGTATCCAGTTCCGGATATTTTTTAAGATTGTGTTTGACGTAGCTCAAGACGCGAGGGATATCGGTTAAGAATTTTGGGTTGCCTTTCACCAGATCAATGTATACAAACCGGCCAGCAGCCTTCAAATTTCGTTGAATACTCGTCAAATCAAACAGTCGTCGGAACTCGGCACGATTAGCCCAGACGAAACGTCGTTCGGCCAGCTGGTCGAGGTAGTACCCCACTAAATCGTCAACGAGGGCTTCGTCGAGCTGAATGTAGGCATCCCGCAGCAGTGAGGCAAGATCGTAGGTCGCCGGTCCCATCAAGGCATCCTGAAAGTCGATGACGCCGAGCCGCAAACCATCGACCATCAAATTGCGAGAGTGGTAATCACGATGGGTGAAGACGCGTGACTGCCCGGCCAGCAGCTCCGCAATCTTCTCGAACTCGCGTCTTATCGTCGTGGCGTCCTCATCGGGCAACGGTCTGCCGTTGCGCGCCACGATTCCATACTCCAGAAAATGATCGAATTCCCACATCAACAATGGTACGTCGAAGCTACGGTGAAACGCCAAGCATCCGGGATCCGCCGGTGTCGTGGCATTGATCTGTATCTGGACGAGGACGTTGATCGCCTGCTTGTACCTCGCCTCCAAGCTCGTGCCATCCGCCTGACCGACGGCCTCCGCCAACGTCACATCTCCAAAATCCTCCAGATAGAGCAGCCCTGCCGATTGATCATGGTAGTGGAGTCTAGGCACCGGCACGTTCACCTTGGCCAAATGCGACATGATGTTGACAAACGGCAGTTCGGAGATCTGGTGTATTCCCCCGCTCACCGCCTCTTCCGATTGTTTGAATCCTTCCGGCTCAGCCAGTTGCATTACGATCAGGGAATGCGGTGGTCCACCAGCAACGGCGGCTCGATAGTAGCGCCGATTGGAGGCATCTCCTGCCAATGGCGTCAGAGTCCTCAACAAGAGGCCAGGGGGAAGACGAGTCTCGACGACCTGAGCGATAAGTGTTTGATCGGGAGGAGAGAGTGGTGCCTTGGCAGAGATTGGGTTGGCCGGCAACATACTCAGCGAATTATAGCGAGCGTCCCGCGACTTGTCACGAACACCACCTATCCGATCGGCCCTACGGCAGCGCTTCCGGAATCGAACTCACCGGTCTGAGATTCACTACCCGATGCATGGCGACCGCTCCGACCGCGGCTCCGATCGTATCCGCCAGCCAATCGAGCCAACTTGATTCTCGAAACGGAACGAACGCTTGGTGAACCTCGTCGCTCAGCCCATACAACGAGGTCAGTAGAATGGCTGCCGGAATCGCTTGCCGACTCCATGAATCAGACCCACTTCCACGAATCGCCCTGTAGCACAACGCGCCCAATACCGCATATTCGACGGCATGCAAGACCTTATCACTGAAATACGTGACGAACGGTACATGGGTTTCAGGATGAGACTGTGCGGATAGATAGAAAATAAGCCCGGCATATCCGCACACCGGCCCCCAATACCGAAAGAATGTCGCCATATCAACTCCTCACATGACGGTCGATCACAAATTCACCAGCGGATTGCATGCTCATACCCCCTATGACATACTCGCCGAAAGAAAGGGGAACGCGACACTGATGAAGCATGTCCACGTGTGTTTCCTGTGGCATATGCACCAACCCTATTACACCGATCCCGTAGCTGGATCGGCCAGCATGCCGTGGGTACGTCTGCATGCGACCAAGGCCTATTATGACATGGCTGCTTTGTTGGAAAAATTTCCTGCTGTTCGCGCCACATTCAATTTTACCCCATCTCTTCTCTTACAGTTACAGGAAATCGGCACCGGCAAGATCCTCGACCTTTTTCTGGAACATGCACAACGCCGAGCGGCTGGTCTCACTCTTGAAGAAAAGGCCTTCCTGGTCCGTCATTTCTTTTCGGCCAATTGGGCGACGATGGTACGACCCTATCCACGATACCATGAGTTGCTGGTGAAACGGGGATTGGACATACAGGGGCATGATCTCCACCGTCTCGCCCATCAATTTTCCACACAAGAGCTGCTGGATCTGCAAGTTTGGCACAATCTCGCCTGGTTCGGGTACGGCACCGTTCAACAATATCCTCGTCTGGCCGCGCTGCGCCAGAAAAATCGCGGCTTCACCGAGGACGACAAGCAGGAAGTATTGGAACTGCAACGGATGGCCGTGCGAGAAATTCTCCCCCTGTACCGACGGCTTATGGAGCGGGAACAAATCGAACTGACCACGACTCCGTTCTATCATCCGATTCTGCCGCTGGTCATCGACACTGATATCAACCGGCGGGCCAGGCCGGATCTCCCCCTGCCCGCTCGTTTCCACGCCCCAGATGATGCCGCAGCTCAACTTCAACAGGCCGTCGATTTTCATCATCAAACATTCGGCCGGCCTCCTGTCGGTTTGTGGCCATCAGAGGGATCGGTGTGTCCCGAAATGCTTCCTCTTATCCATCAGGCCCGCCTTCGCTGGTTTGCCACGGACGAAGGCATCCTTGCACGCTCTCTGGGAATGTGTGGCCGTCCATGGCATCGACAGTCCGCGCTCTATCAACCTTATCGCATCGGTGAAGCCGAGCATTCCTTGACCGCACTGTTTCGCGACCGCGAGATCTCCGACGCGTTCGGATTCGTCTATCACAAGACAACTCCCGAATCCGCAGCCGAGGATGTCCTGCGGCGTGTGCGAGGCATCCTCCATGATGTCTCACAAGATACGATCGTCATCGCCATCGTGTTGGACGGCGAAAACCCGTGGGAACACTATCACGACGGCGGTGAACGATTCCTTTCGCTCCTGTACGAGGCGTTCACGAACCATAGACTGGATCAACCGGGACAGATCGTGGTCCAAACATCGACGATTTCCGATGCGATCGCTTCCGCTCAGCCCATGCAGCAGCTGCCCTGTCTCCATTCAGGCTCCTGGATCAATTCCGACTACAAGATCTGGATTGGGCACCATGAAGACAATCGTGGATGGGATCTCCTCGGTCATACCCGCACACAGCTCATGAATCTCGCGCCAAGTCTTCCGCCTGACCGCGCGCGGGCGGCCTGGCAAGAACTGTACGCCGCCGAGGGCAGTGACTGGTTCTGGTGGTACGGTGATGATTTCGATACCGATTTTAAGCCTGAATTCGACCGGCTCTTTCGAACTCATCTCCGCAATGTCTGGACCTATATGGGCATTCCGCCTCCAGACCAACTGAACAATCCCATCTGCACCAGGGACATCGCCTCCTGGTCCGATTCGATTCAACAGCCGCTCGCCCTGCTGAATCCCACGATCGACGGCATGGTGACCGATTTTTTCGAATGGCGCGGCGCGGGAAACATCGGTACGCGACCCCCGCTTGGCGCCATGTGGAAAGCCGACGGGCTCTTTACCGCGATCCGATTCGGCTGGAACATGGATCACCTCGTGATGAGATTCGACCCCGACGAAACGAGCCGCACCCGACAGGGCCTCGATGTCGACATTACTCTGCAAGGGCCTCAATTCACGTTTCGGCTTCTGTTTCCGCTTTCTTCCTCGCCGGGCCCGAAGGCATTTCTCTTGTCTCGCCGAACCCAGACCGATGCCTGGCAGGAAATCGGTTC
It encodes the following:
- a CDS encoding secretin N-terminal domain-containing protein; protein product: MACKLKPWPHNRTLEITQLLTILGMFGCALLVSPEVKRGDQHLAGERWEDAILAYKQALKDDPFDPSLQRKYALARERAAATHAEHGRAYLKEREFDLALDEFKRALTIDPSNADHQAGFMETTRVKESRSHYREAERLVQHGRIEEAMSSFGRAVELDPTYQEALEGITKLSEEQQGLTRGERSRQPVTLKFKNAGIKEVLESVAKVGGYTLVFDKDVRNDRISISIQDTSFDEALRLILNSNGLFSRQISPTVLIVSPDTKQKQEQYQDLMIRTFYLSNAKSKDMLLLLKSMLDSKRMHANEQLNTIVIRDQPEKIQMAEKIILANDRQEAEVLFDVEVLEVDRTVNQTYGLTYPKQVAYAMVPPGPAGLIAGTLAQQFTLRQLTNLGPDNYLFKVPTNVQLDFFKQITDAKTLAAPKIRVVNNKKAEINIGDKQPILLSTTNVLPGQATTGAVPTTSTVTSIEFRDTGVKLTVEPSIRVGGELGLKMKIEVIRLGEQVTLQASPPITQFKFGNRSAETMLSIKDGETIILGGLLQEEDRKTRVTIPWLGDLPWIGNLISSFKTDRVTTEVILTITPHIVQNMIPPTLDAQAFWSGTEFTYATEPMYPVPGRKVSTSLGTGYGEHPVAGDRVAKDAGERNLARSLAQLAVSDPLLAIHPDESAVQAGREIRLSIVDGRIGASDRNLFRFEYDPKVLQFKRLSAAELVTSSDLPPGDQGKAVGSIAFRLARPNQHAPRSVSIILVARAPGVSPVRVELTDPDGAAQTSSGIIGTGVVRVR
- a CDS encoding polyprenyl synthetase family protein, producing MAQGPAIAALHSMSDVWDAYRDELDGVENRVRKNLDSSVTLVNTVAAHILSGGGKRIRPLLLLLSARLCGYPGTEHHQLGSIVEFIHTATLLHDDVVDDADLRRGRRTARKVWGNQISILVGDYLYTKAMCKVVEFQSQGINEVLAEACKKMAEGEVLQLYYNGNPAMPEIDYIKIVEHKTAGLIAAACRMGAILADAPETQQKALFRFGQYLGIAFQVADDTLDYIANGESLGKTIGQDLRQGKATLPLLHLLQHCSEQDRQMIKDRMETRTLSTADLERILLLMADFGSITYAMDRASAYIAAAKHELEHFDDSTARRALSVAADYMITRDR
- a CDS encoding DUF1015 domain-containing protein, translated to MSQIIPFQGMLYDQMLVSSIKDVVAPPYDIIDVEGQKRLHDRHPHNIIRMELGLDQTGDSAANNRYSRAAATLQTWLNQGILKRDTQPAVYFHTIEYTPPYSAPNAPKKVLRGFLALAKLETLDSGHIYPHENTRAAAKTDRLNLIEACRSNFSPIWSLYSDPLGAIIQLLETAVKDKPARYDFQDDAGCRECLWAVTDKTVLQQVTDAMQSKPLFIADGHHRYETALNYQNLRRQQAGSPTGLHPYDSVLMLLTPLEDPGLTVLPTHRVATTALPSSGQIKTVLGDTFEFREFLFSASTRQQARSQFLASLRTEGKTVPVFGLTRQGDDRYVMLTLKPAHRPSTQASPRAKLDVSLLQQLIVTRLCPTQQEQEAILYTKDDHEALDWVANGTGTGAFLLNATKVSEVQAVAAAGERMPHKSTYFYPKPLTGLVINVMNG
- a CDS encoding sigma-54 dependent transcriptional regulator; this translates as MNAKILIVDDDPDIVMMLEDRLQASGYETIVAAEGQQALDKIVDESPHLILLDLTLPKVSGLEVLKRLSQLKPSDGPPVIVMTAYASIEAAVDAMKQGAYDFLTKPLDKDYLLIVIRKALERDSLRRQVAYLRSEVHSRYANIVGNSPSVRSVVEAAQRAAKSDAGVLLLGESGTGKELFARSIHQWSHRCSMPLVVINCVALTETLLENELFGHERGAFTGADRQQKGKLEMANGGTVFLDEIGDMSLPLQAKLLRVLQDREFHRVGGSKIVSVNIRIIAATNKDLRQAVRAGHFREDLYFRLNVVSLTLPPLRERSEDVAALAQFFLDRHTRDAKRPGMTLSTAALNALIRYPWPGNIRELDNVIARAVVLSPKDIIEPEMLALLAEDSILRRSDNAPPPYLNLPYHESMEQHSRYIIARAMEQAEGNQTKAADSLGLQRTYLARLLKQQKE
- a CDS encoding nucleotidyltransferase family protein; this translates as MKAMILAAGLGTRLRPLTNTIPKPLLPVGGVPLIVWNLLLLNRHGFRQVVINLHHLGSMIEQALGAGSKFGIRIIYSHEPVILGTGGGIKQAEPHFSGEPVLILNGDTLVELDLEALCDFHRSRNAAATLVLREDPDAARWGLVEVGDMGQILRITGQGLVDSVPTTPRMFAGIHILHPRLLQEVPKGAASSIIDPYVKAIERGEPVLGYDLQGYWSDIGTAERYAQAERDVRAGLIRLEDRQSLEPRVPLK
- a CDS encoding phosphotransferase, which gives rise to MLPANPISAKAPLSPPDQTLIAQVVETRLPPGLLLRTLTPLAGDASNRRYYRAAVAGGPPHSLIVMQLAEPEGFKQSEEAVSGGIHQISELPFVNIMSHLAKVNVPVPRLHYHDQSAGLLYLEDFGDVTLAEAVGQADGTSLEARYKQAINVLVQIQINATTPADPGCLAFHRSFDVPLLMWEFDHFLEYGIVARNGRPLPDEDATTIRREFEKIAELLAGQSRVFTHRDYHSRNLMVDGLRLGVIDFQDALMGPATYDLASLLRDAYIQLDEALVDDLVGYYLDQLAERRFVWANRAEFRRLFDLTSIQRNLKAAGRFVYIDLVKGNPKFLTDIPRVLSYVKHNLKKYPELDTLRKHLSPHVPELQ
- a CDS encoding VanZ family protein — translated: MATFFRYWGPVCGYAGLIFYLSAQSHPETHVPFVTYFSDKVLHAVEYAVLGALCYRAIRGSGSDSWSRQAIPAAILLTSLYGLSDEVHQAFVPFRESSWLDWLADTIGAAVGAVAMHRVVNLRPVSSIPEALP